In one Rutidosis leptorrhynchoides isolate AG116_Rl617_1_P2 chromosome 8, CSIRO_AGI_Rlap_v1, whole genome shotgun sequence genomic region, the following are encoded:
- the LOC139862215 gene encoding protein STICHEL-like 3 isoform X1, protein MTRVVRDRILKDANGDISDHLRNHIHLTNCIHLKNHMHKNSPIITDRSLIRDLVVLQRSRSLKDPSMSPPSFQSPSAIDPQSKRVEKDAANLSSNVGSGDVIRRRIKKEESSGRSYRDDSPLDAANLARDIYPGSSDNRSKQKGRKSKKDDHIKTYSQQLNNVPIDSDNVASSHNRFHGGMEVESSLHSHGLNRVKRRKFKGERRVSRVNKNEMSSASNFMEHGGSHSKHDIEYGGEPNVTGVPKNGCGIPFNWSRIHDRGKSFLSCGLSDSRSKRGGQRESGQPPVLSDHSTSSTNGESLPLLMDASQESRENTAAWVHNYSGELGLYADNLLNSEIDSDLASEARSGHHRRTRHQNLTQKYMPRTFRDLVGQNLAVQALSNAIAKKKVGLLYVFYGPHGTGKTSCARIFARALTCQSLDHPKPCGYCNSCISHDMGKSRSVREVGPMNNLGYKSIMELIEKMIVSQQPSQYRVFIIDDCDNLSTDCWSAISKVIDRAPRRMVFILVNSSLDVLPHIITSRCQKFFFPKLKDADIIYTLQWIATKEEFEIDKDALKLIASRSDGSLRDAEMTLEQLSLLGQRISVPLVQELVGLISDDKLVDLLDLALSADTVNTVKHLREIMESGVEPLALMSQLATVITDILAGSYSFIKERPKRKFFRRQPLSKEDMEKLRLALRTLSEAEKQLRMSNDKLTWLTAALLQLAPDQQYVLPASSVDTSIHRSPVGLNNGGERDGSRKSNFVHRDTIGIQSGYLNNGGSSSGIPKKMREGLYRQEIEEIWLEVLENILINSVKEFLYHEGKLTSVSFGEAPTAQLIFSSHVTKSRAEKFKTHIRKAFEHVLGSPVTIEIRSPMRKETEESQQDSYSKRRSEIVEVEASPREPKIDNNNNNNNNNNNSSVGFQRRLGEQNQSMSLVRGKVSLANVIQQAESQRNGWSARKAISIAEKLEQENLRLEPRSRSLLCWKASKVARRKISRLKFRPRKANGLLRFVSCGRCLSTRSPRR, encoded by the exons ATGACCCGAGTTGTTCGTGATCGAATACTTAAAGATGCAAATGGTGATATTAGTGATCATCTTCGCAACCATATCCATTTAACAAACTGTATCCACTTGAAAAACCATATGCATAAGAATAGCCCTATAATAACCGATAGGTCCCTTATTAGGGACCTCGTTGTTCTTCAAAGATCACGATCTTTGAAGGATCCGTCAATGAGCCCACCCTCGTTTCAGTCCCCTTCTGCCATTGACCCGCAATCAAAACGGGTCGAAAAGGATGCTGCCAACTTGTCATCAAATGTGGGTTCGGGTGATGTCATTCGTAGAAGAATCAAGAAAGAAGAATCGAGTGGGAGGAGTTATAGAGACGATTCACCATTAGATGCTGCAAATTTGGCTCGGGATATTTATCCCGGTAGTTCGGATAATAGAAGTAAACAAAAAGGGCGAAAAAGTAAGAAAGATGATCATATAAAAACTTATTCGCAACAGTTAAATAACGTCCCGATCGATAGCGACAATGTAGCTTCGTCACATAATCGTTTCCATGGTGGTATGGAGGTTGAATCTAGTCTTCATAGCCATGGTCTTAATAGGGTCAAAAGGCGGAAATTTAAAGGTGAAAGGCGAGTTTCTCGTGTAAACAAAAACGAAATGTCTAGTGCTTCAAATTTTATGGAGCATGGTGGGTCCCATTCGAAACATGATATAGAATATGGTGGTGAACCGAATGTAACCGGGGTTCCAAAAAACGGTTGTGGAATTCCGTTTAATTGGTCAAGAATTCACGATCGAGGTAAATCTTTTCTCTCGTGTGGTTTATCCGATTCTCGGTCAAAACGAGGTGGTCAACGAGAGTCAGGTCAACCTCCCGTACTGTCCGATCACTCAACTTCATCTACAAACGGTGAATCGCTCCCTTTATTAATGGACGCTTCTCAAGAAAGTCGAGAAAATACCGCTGCATGGGTGCATAATTACTCGGGTGAATTAGGTTTGTACGCCGATAACCTTTTAAACAGCGAAATCGATTCCGATCTTGCATCTGAAGCTCGGTCGGGTCACCATAGACGAACACGGCACCAAAATCTAACTCAAAAGTACATGCCAAGAACGTTTAGAGACTTAGTCGGACAAAATTTAGCAGTACAAGCTCTCTCAAATGCGATTGCTAAAAAGAAAGTCGGTTTACTTTATGTATTTTACGGGCCCCATGGCACCGGGAAGACATCTTGTGCACGTATTTTTGCCCGAGCTTTGACTTGTCAATCTTTAGATCATCCGAAACCATGCGGCTATTGCAATTCTTGTATATCTCATGATATGGGCAAGAGCCGAAGCGTTCGAGAAGTGGGTCCCATGAACAATCTTGGTTACAAAAGTATTATGGAACTTATAGAAAAGATGATTGTTTCGCAGCAGCCGTCACAGTATCGTGTGTTCATAATCGACGATTGTGATAATTTGTCTACTGATTGTTGGAGTGCGATATCTAAGGTTATTGATCGAGCACCTAGGCGTATGGTTTTTATACTAGTTAATTCAAGTTTAGATGTTTTGCCACATATAATAACTTCCAGGTGTCAAAAATTCTTTTTTCCAAAGTTGAAAGATGCGGATATAATATATACGTTACAGTGGATTGCAACGAAAGAAGAATTTGAAATCGATAAAGATGCGTTGAAGCTTATAGCGTCGAGATCTGATGGATCGTTGAGGGATGCAGAAATGACACTCGAGCAGCTGAGTCTGCTCGGTCAAAGAATATCGGTTCCTCTGGTTCAAGAACTG GTTGGACTCATATCTGATGACAAGTTGGTTGACCTACTCGATTTAGCGTTATCAGCAGATACGGTGAATACGGTTAAACATTTAAGAGAAATCATGGAGTCAGGTGTCGAGCCGTTAGCCCTGATGTCACAACTTGCAACTGTCATAACTGATATTCTTGCGGGTAGTTACAGTTTCATTAAAGAACGACCAAAACGGAAGTTCTTTAGACGACAACCGT tATCTAAAGAAGATATGGAGAAGCTTCGTTTAGCATTGAGGACGTTATCTGAAGCCGAAAAACAACTGAGGATGTCGAACGACAAGTTGACTTGGTTGACTGCTGCTTTACTGCAGCTTGCGCCTGATCAGCAGTATGTTTTACCTGCATCTTCTGTGGATACTAGCATTCATCGTAGTCCAGTAGGGTTAAATAACGGTGGTGAAAGAGATGGGTCCCGCAAAAGTAACTTTGTACATCGGGATACCATTGGGATTCAAAGTGGATATTTAAATAACGGTGGAAGTTCAAGTGGGATCCCGAAAAAAATGAGAGAAGGTTTGTATCGGCAAGAGATTGAAGAAATTTGGTTAGAGGTGCTCGAGAATATTCTGATAAATAGCGTAAAAGAGTTCTTGTATCACGAAGGAAAACTGACGTCAGTCAGTTTCGGTGAAG CTCCAACCGCTCAACTTATTTTCAGTTCGCATGTGACAAAATCAAGGGCAGAGAAATTCAAAACGCACATTCGGAAAGCGTTCGAGCATGTTCTTGGATCACCAGTTACGATCGAAATCAGAAGTCCAATGAGGAAAGAAACTGAAGAATCTCAACAAGACTCGTATTCAAAACGACGAAGTGAGATCGTTGAAGTAGAGGCTTCACCTAGAGAACCAaaaatcgataataataataataataataataataataataattcaagtgTCGGTTTTCAAAGAAGATTAGGGGAACAAAATCAATCAATGAGTCTAGTCAGAGGCAAAGTATCACTTGCAAACGTAATTCAGCAAGCAGAGTCGCAAAGAAACGGTTGGTCCGCACGCAAAGCTATTTCCATTGCTGAAAAACTCGAACAAGAGAATTT GAGACTGGAACCGAGATCAAGAAGCTTGTTGTGCTGGAAGGCATCTAAAGTTGCACGTAGAAAG ATATCTCGATTGAAATTTAGACCGAGAAAGGCAAATGGGCTGCTGAGATTTGTATCTTGCGGGAGGTGTCTTTCGACTAGATCGCCGAGGAGGTAA
- the LOC139862215 gene encoding protein STICHEL-like 3 isoform X2, whose product MTRVVRDRILKDANGDISDHLRNHIHLTNCIHLKNHMHKNSPIITDRSLIRDLVVLQRSRSLKDPSMSPPSFQSPSAIDPQSKRVEKDAANLSSNVGSGDVIRRRIKKEESSGRSYRDDSPLDAANLARDIYPGSSDNRSKQKGRKSKKDDHIKTYSQQLNNVPIDSDNVASSHNRFHGGMEVESSLHSHGLNRVKRRKFKGERRVSRVNKNEMSSASNFMEHGGSHSKHDIEYGGEPNVTGVPKNGCGIPFNWSRIHDRGKSFLSCGLSDSRSKRGGQRESGQPPVLSDHSTSSTNGESLPLLMDASQESRENTAAWVHNYSGELGLYADNLLNSEIDSDLASEARSGHHRRTRHQNLTQKYMPRTFRDLVGQNLAVQALSNAIAKKKVGLLYVFYGPHGTGKTSCARIFARALTCQSLDHPKPCGYCNSCISHDMGKSRSVREVGPMNNLGYKSIMELIEKMIVSQQPSQYRVFIIDDCDNLSTDCWSAISKVIDRAPRRMVFILVNSSLDVLPHIITSRCQKFFFPKLKDADIIYTLQWIATKEEFEIDKDALKLIASRSDGSLRDAEMTLEQLSLLGQRISVPLVQELVGLISDDKLVDLLDLALSADTVNTVKHLREIMESGVEPLALMSQLATVITDILAGSYSFIKERPKRKFFRRQPLSKEDMEKLRLALRTLSEAEKQLRMSNDKLTWLTAALLQLAPDQQYVLPASSVDTSIHRSPVGLNNGGERDGSRKSNFVHRDTIGIQSGYLNNGGSSSGIPKKMREGLYRQEIEEIWLEVLENILINSVKEFLYHEGKLTSVSFGEVRM is encoded by the exons ATGACCCGAGTTGTTCGTGATCGAATACTTAAAGATGCAAATGGTGATATTAGTGATCATCTTCGCAACCATATCCATTTAACAAACTGTATCCACTTGAAAAACCATATGCATAAGAATAGCCCTATAATAACCGATAGGTCCCTTATTAGGGACCTCGTTGTTCTTCAAAGATCACGATCTTTGAAGGATCCGTCAATGAGCCCACCCTCGTTTCAGTCCCCTTCTGCCATTGACCCGCAATCAAAACGGGTCGAAAAGGATGCTGCCAACTTGTCATCAAATGTGGGTTCGGGTGATGTCATTCGTAGAAGAATCAAGAAAGAAGAATCGAGTGGGAGGAGTTATAGAGACGATTCACCATTAGATGCTGCAAATTTGGCTCGGGATATTTATCCCGGTAGTTCGGATAATAGAAGTAAACAAAAAGGGCGAAAAAGTAAGAAAGATGATCATATAAAAACTTATTCGCAACAGTTAAATAACGTCCCGATCGATAGCGACAATGTAGCTTCGTCACATAATCGTTTCCATGGTGGTATGGAGGTTGAATCTAGTCTTCATAGCCATGGTCTTAATAGGGTCAAAAGGCGGAAATTTAAAGGTGAAAGGCGAGTTTCTCGTGTAAACAAAAACGAAATGTCTAGTGCTTCAAATTTTATGGAGCATGGTGGGTCCCATTCGAAACATGATATAGAATATGGTGGTGAACCGAATGTAACCGGGGTTCCAAAAAACGGTTGTGGAATTCCGTTTAATTGGTCAAGAATTCACGATCGAGGTAAATCTTTTCTCTCGTGTGGTTTATCCGATTCTCGGTCAAAACGAGGTGGTCAACGAGAGTCAGGTCAACCTCCCGTACTGTCCGATCACTCAACTTCATCTACAAACGGTGAATCGCTCCCTTTATTAATGGACGCTTCTCAAGAAAGTCGAGAAAATACCGCTGCATGGGTGCATAATTACTCGGGTGAATTAGGTTTGTACGCCGATAACCTTTTAAACAGCGAAATCGATTCCGATCTTGCATCTGAAGCTCGGTCGGGTCACCATAGACGAACACGGCACCAAAATCTAACTCAAAAGTACATGCCAAGAACGTTTAGAGACTTAGTCGGACAAAATTTAGCAGTACAAGCTCTCTCAAATGCGATTGCTAAAAAGAAAGTCGGTTTACTTTATGTATTTTACGGGCCCCATGGCACCGGGAAGACATCTTGTGCACGTATTTTTGCCCGAGCTTTGACTTGTCAATCTTTAGATCATCCGAAACCATGCGGCTATTGCAATTCTTGTATATCTCATGATATGGGCAAGAGCCGAAGCGTTCGAGAAGTGGGTCCCATGAACAATCTTGGTTACAAAAGTATTATGGAACTTATAGAAAAGATGATTGTTTCGCAGCAGCCGTCACAGTATCGTGTGTTCATAATCGACGATTGTGATAATTTGTCTACTGATTGTTGGAGTGCGATATCTAAGGTTATTGATCGAGCACCTAGGCGTATGGTTTTTATACTAGTTAATTCAAGTTTAGATGTTTTGCCACATATAATAACTTCCAGGTGTCAAAAATTCTTTTTTCCAAAGTTGAAAGATGCGGATATAATATATACGTTACAGTGGATTGCAACGAAAGAAGAATTTGAAATCGATAAAGATGCGTTGAAGCTTATAGCGTCGAGATCTGATGGATCGTTGAGGGATGCAGAAATGACACTCGAGCAGCTGAGTCTGCTCGGTCAAAGAATATCGGTTCCTCTGGTTCAAGAACTG GTTGGACTCATATCTGATGACAAGTTGGTTGACCTACTCGATTTAGCGTTATCAGCAGATACGGTGAATACGGTTAAACATTTAAGAGAAATCATGGAGTCAGGTGTCGAGCCGTTAGCCCTGATGTCACAACTTGCAACTGTCATAACTGATATTCTTGCGGGTAGTTACAGTTTCATTAAAGAACGACCAAAACGGAAGTTCTTTAGACGACAACCGT tATCTAAAGAAGATATGGAGAAGCTTCGTTTAGCATTGAGGACGTTATCTGAAGCCGAAAAACAACTGAGGATGTCGAACGACAAGTTGACTTGGTTGACTGCTGCTTTACTGCAGCTTGCGCCTGATCAGCAGTATGTTTTACCTGCATCTTCTGTGGATACTAGCATTCATCGTAGTCCAGTAGGGTTAAATAACGGTGGTGAAAGAGATGGGTCCCGCAAAAGTAACTTTGTACATCGGGATACCATTGGGATTCAAAGTGGATATTTAAATAACGGTGGAAGTTCAAGTGGGATCCCGAAAAAAATGAGAGAAGGTTTGTATCGGCAAGAGATTGAAGAAATTTGGTTAGAGGTGCTCGAGAATATTCTGATAAATAGCGTAAAAGAGTTCTTGTATCACGAAGGAAAACTGACGTCAGTCAGTTTCGGTGAAG TTCGCATGTGA